The following coding sequences lie in one Clupea harengus chromosome 23, Ch_v2.0.2, whole genome shotgun sequence genomic window:
- the LOC105908563 gene encoding sodium-dependent neutral amino acid transporter B(0)AT2-like, which produces MEKAPLPGDEQGISEGQQAAGVDGVNPDGTDTVTARDGWDSKLEYVLAQVGFSVGLGNVWRFPYLCHQNGGGAFLLLYILLMVVVGVPLFFLELAAGQSIRQGSIGVWKHISPKLAGIGYSSCLVCFFVALYYNVIIGWSLFYLGNSFQSPLPWEQCPVSANGTVLKECAAGTPTTYFWFRNALDITDSIDETGELNLTMTGCLFAAWAIVCLGMFKGIKSSGKVMYFSSVFPYVVLLCFLIRGLLLDGAVDGLKYMLYPELSIWKDVQVWRQAATQVFFALGLGFGSVIAYSSYNPRHNNCHRDAIMVASVNFMTSVLASLVVFTVLGFRAKKMAINCVKQNLQLLAGVDLVSGHEIFNVTEPEVYNKWLQSYGPQLPINLTNCTMEREMGKGVEGTGLAFIAFTEAMSLFPASPFWSALFFLMLLNLGLSTMFGTMEGILTPLYDNFTTLRKRKTAFTVFACTLGFLIGLLFTQRCGNYFVAMFDDYSATLPLIIVVVFETISVAWVYGADRFLDDIEKMLHWRPPVVYKYLWKYVCLFAMVGLLSASIIRMILTRPTYKAYQQDIASEISLEYPDWALSVLSLLIVIATLPVPVCFLYHTLRQHLSQSSGGDGPSHGLENGHYRQCSTTDPDTMATDTQLMNAVGSHLPLAEENLGLLSESEGVAESTGL; this is translated from the exons ATGGAGAAAGCGCCATTGCCTGGAGATGAGCAAGGCATAAGTGAGGGCCAACAGGCAGCCGGGGTGGATGGCGTTAATCCGGACGGTACAGACACGGTGACGGCTCGTGATGGGTGGGACAGTAAGCTGGAGTATGTGCTGGCCCAGGTGGGCTTCAGTGTCGGGCTGGGCAATGTGTGGAGGTTCCCATACCTCTGCCACCAAAACggaggag GGGCTTTCCTGCTGCTGTACATCCTGCTGATGGTGGTGGTCGGGGTGCCCCTGTTCTTCCTGGAGCTTGCAGCTGGGCAGAGCATCCGGCAGGGCAGCATCGGTGTGTGGAAGCACATCTCCCCAAAACTCGCTGGGATTGGCTACTCCAGTTGCCTG GTGTGCTTCTTTGTGGCGCTGTACTATAATGTGATCATCGGCTGGAGTCTGTTCTACCTGGGGAACTCCTTCCAGAGTCCTCTGCCATGGGAACAGTGTCCGGTCAGCGCCAAtggcacag TGCTGAAAGAGTGTGCTGCTGGCACGCCCACCACATATTTTTGGTTCAGGAATGCCTTGGACATTACAGACTCTATCGATGAGACGGGCGAGTTAAACCTCACCATGACGGGCTGCCTGTTTGCCGCCTGGGCAATTGTCTGCCTTGGCATGTTCAAGGGCATCAAGTCCTCTGGAAAG gtGATGTACTTCTCCTCTGTGTTCCCAtatgttgtgttgctgtgtttcCTCATCCGTGGCTTGCTGCTGGATGGAGCAGTGGATGGCCTCAAGTATATGCTTTACCCAGAG CTCTCCATCTGGAAGGATGTGCAGGTGTGGCGGCAGGCGGCCACCCAGGTGTTCTTTGCGCTGGGCCTGGGCTTCGGCTCGGTCATcgcctactcctcctacaacCCCCGGCACAACAACTGCCACCGCGACGCCATCATGGTGGCCTCCGTCAACTTCATGACTTCTGTGCTGGCTTCACTGGTCGTCTTCACCGTACTCGGCTTCAGGGCCAAGAAAATGGCAATAAACTGCGTcaaaca GAATCTGCAGCTTCTGGCTGGTGTGGACCTGGTTTCAGGTCATGAGATATTTAATGTCACTGAGCCTGAGGTCTACAATAAGTGGCTCCAGTCGTATGGCCCCCAGCTGCCAATCAATCTGACCAACTgcaccatggagagagagatgggcaag GGGGTTGAGGGTACTGGGCTGGCCTTCATAGCGTTCACGGAGGCCATGAGTCTGTTTCCAGCCAGCCCCTTCTGGTCagcactcttcttcctcatgcTCCTCAATCTGGGCCTCAGCACCATGTTCGGCACCATGGAGGGAATCCTCACCCCACTGTATGACAACTTTACCACCTTGCGTAAACGCAAGACAGCCTTCACAg TGTTCGCCTGCACATTGGGCTTCCTTATTGGCCTGTTGTTCACGCAGCGGTGTGGGAACTACTTTGTGGCGATGTTTGACGACTACTCCGCCACCCTGCCGCTCATCATCGTTGTGGTGTTCGAGACCATAAGTGTGGCCTGGGTGTACGGGGCGGACcg GTTTCTGGACGACATTGAGAAGATGCTTCACTGGCGCCCCCCGGTGGTGTACAAGTACCTGTggaagtatgtgtgtctctttgccATGGTTGGGCTGCTCAGTGCCAGCATCATACGGATGATCTTAACGCGGCCCACCTACAAAGCCTACCAACAGGACATT gcatctGAGATTAGTCTGGAATATCCTGACTGGGCTCTGAGTGTTCTCTCCCTTCTCATTGTGATTGCCACTCTACCTGTTCCCGTTTGCTTCCTCTACCACACCCTCCGCCAACACCTCAGCCAATCGTCTGGAGGAGACGGGCCGTCCCACGGCCTGGAGAATGGCCATTACAGGCAGTGCAGCACAACGGACCCGGATACCATGGCAACGGACACACAATTGATGAACGCAGTTGGATCTCACTTGCCATTGGCTGAGGAGAACCTAGGGCTCCTCTCAGAGTCAGAAGGGGTGGCCGAGTCAACGGGGCTGTGA
- the eps8l1b gene encoding epidermal growth factor receptor kinase substrate 8-like protein 1: MGEGTRYLINHLVTFCLQEGEVVSVEEARSRFSLLARSNRLWSQEMLLEIHPQALLLRDKENQELLEQYSLSSLHRCECVSSEKQYPSLLLLVCQASPHKQPEVQFFNCNTVKAERVRDDIIGAASQHAARIKKARPEDIRTDMDIPSPPYILAPNPPPPNPPPYPGIRTNGLVNGQPDKSFLRAQREVEILNHCFDDMEAFMGKLQQSAEAQSILDQRSKKKKKSRKKSTEDDLLTAKAKPPPEEEFIDIFQKFKYCFSLLGRLKAAIANPTSEELIHHIFKPLDMIVRTTGGPELAASVASPAMTTGAVILLEYNVTEEERQLWTALGPNWTQPRSQLRGPIPSYSPVFLGGWKAEGSDDPVETQHRQDAEQEQQQQQAVPTVVTPAPPGDETDSAFPSAERQYRVSYDFRARNSSELSVQQGDILEVVEASKRWWKCRNRFDEIGFVPFNILEPISHIESPINKAPKAPAPPPMLKNFSYAPPTPPLLHSDSNTPRPRSIALSHHIPSDTDSDKVMLVNDELLQRLTNGKSALSRPLVIPRSAETSRPLDYHSPHTEVEAWLRGKGFSDPTVQCLGVLTGAQLFSLNKEELRAVLPDEGARVYSQITVQKALLEDERRTTELEAVMEKQKMKVDLELESGTLTL; encoded by the exons ATGGGAGAGGGAACACGCTACCTTATCAAT CACCTGGTGACGTTCTGTCtgcaggagggggaggtggtGAGCGTGGAGGAGGCGCGCTCGCGTTTCTCTCTGCTGGCCCGCTCCAACCGCCTCTGGAGCCAGGAAATGCTCCTGGAGATCCATCCTCAGGCCCTTCTGCTCAGAGACAAGGAGAACCag gAACTGCTGGAGCAGTACTCCCTGTCCTCTCTACaccgctgtgagtgtgtgtcgtcAGAGAAGCAGTACCCCTCTCTACTGCTGCTGGTGTGCCAGGCCTCCCCACACAAACAGCCAGAGGTCCAGTTCTTCAACTGCAACACAGTCAAG GCGGAGCGCGTGCGCGATGACATCATCGGAGCGGCGTCACAGCATGCCGCCCGGATCAAGAAGGCCCGCCCCGAGGACATTAG GACTGATATGGATATCCCAAGCCCCCCCTACATCCTCgctcccaaccccccaccccctaaccCCCCTCCGTACCCTGGCATCAGAA CTAATGGCCTGGTGAACGGACAGCCAGACAAATCGTTCTTACGAGCTCAGAGGGAAGTG GAAATTCTGAACCACTGCTTTGACGACATGGAGGCCTTCATGGGTAAACTACAGCAGTCTGCTGAAGCCCAGAGCATCCTGGACCAGAggagcaagaagaagaagaagagccgCAAGAAGAgtacagagg ATGATCTGCTGACTGCTAAGGCCAAACCCCCACCTGAGGAGGAGTTTATAGACATCTTCCAGAAATTCAAGTACTGCTTCAGTCTGCTG GGCCGGCTAAAGGCAGCCATAGCCAACCCTACCTCAGAGGAGCTAATACACCACATCTTCAAACCTCTAGACATG ATAGTGAGGACCACAGGTGGCCCAGAACTAGCTGCCAGCGTGGCGAGTCCAGCGATGACCACAGGGGCCGTCATTCTGCTGGAGTACAATGTCAccgaggaggagagacagctgTGGACCGCACTGGGACCCAACTGGACACAGCcacg TTCTCAGTTGCGGGGTCCCATCCCTTCATACTCTCCTGTGTTCCTGGGCGGCTGGAAGGCGGAGGGCTCAGATGACCCCGTGGAGACGCAGCACAGGCAGGACgcagagcaggagcagcagcag CAACAAGCTGTGCCTACTGTGGTAACTCCAGCTCCACCCGGTGATGAAAC GGACAGTGCTTTTCCATCAGCAGAAAGGCAATATCGCGTCAGCTACGACTTTAGGGCCAGAAACAGCAGTGAGCTTTCTGTCCAACAAGGGGACATCCtggag GTGGTCGAGGCGTCAAAGCGTTGGTGGAAGTGTCGTAACCGATTTGATGAGATTGGTTTTGTGCCCTTCAACATCCTGGAGCCAATCTCCCACATTGAGAGTCCCATCAACAAAGCGCCTAAG GCTCCTGCGCCTCCTCCCATGCTGAAGAACTTCTCCTACGCTCCTCctacccctcccctcctccactccgaCTCCAACACGCCCAGGCCTCGCAGCATAGCGCTCTCTCATCACATTCCCTctgacacagactcagacaagG TCATGCTGGTAAACGATGAGCTGCTTCAGAGGTTGACCAATGGGAAGTCGGCTCTGTCCCGCCCCCTGGTCATCCCTCGCTCAGCAGAGACGTCACGCCCCCTCGACTACCATTCGCCACACACAGAGGTGGAGGCGTGGCTCCGGGGGAAAGGCTTCAGTGACCC gacggtGCAGTGTTTAGGTGTGTTGACAGGGGCACAGCTCTTCTCACTAAACAAGGAGGAGCTCCGGGCGGTCCTTCCTGATGAGGGCGCACGAGTCTACAGCCAGATCACAGTGCAGAAGGCTCTGTTGgag GATGAAAGACGGACTACAGAGCTGGAGGCTGTGATGGAGAAACAGAAGATGAAGGTGGACCTTGAACTTGAGAGTGGAACCCTAACCTTATAA